In Lentilactobacillus sp. SPB1-3, the sequence TTGTTGCCATTAATGCCATGGGTTTAACTGCAAATAAAATTAATAATTAGTATTACTGTGATAATAGTAAATGGCGCTACTGAAACCTTATCGTTTCAATAGCGCCATTTCTTTGATTAGATTTATTATGTGAAAAAGTTTGTGTTACCAAGGAACGATACCATCTGTATCGGAGAAAGTGCCATTAATAGAATTGGTTGCTTGCGAAGCTAATTCAACAGTGCGGGCAACTCCTTCTTGAAGTGTCTTTGGTCCACCGCCGACAGGTGAATCGGTTGCTACCCATCCAGGATTGACGGAGTTAACTGTAATATGACTATTTTTTAGCTCATTAGCAAGATCAATCGTAAACATGTTAACGGCAGCTTTAGAAGCTTGGTAACCAAAAGAAAAGTGCTGATAAACACTACTAGTTGGATCTGATGCGATGTTAAGCGAGCCAACTGCACTCGAGATATTAATGATTTTGGCGCTGGATGAATTTTTTAGTAAAGGCAACATGTGTTGCGTGACTGAAACTAGACCGAAAAAGTTGACGTCAAAATCTCCCCGAATTTTATCGATGCTAAGAGTCGATGGCTTCTCCCAATTATCTAGGGTGATACCGGTATTGTTAATTAAAATATCTAAATGACCGAAACTTTCAGTAATGTTATGTTGTGCGGCGATAATGCTATCTTCGTCCGCCACATCTAATAGCACAATGTCAGCATCAATATCCTGTTTACGAAGTTCATCAACGGCTAACATGCCTCGTTCGTAGTTGCGGGCACCAATTAAAACATGTTGTCCAACTTGACCTAATTCTTTAGCTATCTCAAAACCCATACCGCGGTCAGCACCAGTAATTAATGTTAATATTTCGTTCATTTCTTTAACCTCCTAGGTTAATTTTCAAATTGTGATATTGTATGTTTAAATAATAGTCGCCTTACGTAACTGGAGGTCAACTAAAAAGGAGCAAAAAAATGATTTTAATTGGAGAATTGGCACATAAAACGGGGTTGTCAGTTAGAACAATCAGATTTTATGAAGAAAAAGGCGTGATTGAGTCCGTTGAGCGAGACGCTAATAATAAACGCCTTTTTGATGACGATGAGACAGTTCACTGGTTGATTTTTGTTAGATATTTGCGTAAAACTGGTATGTCAATCACAGATATTCAAGAATATCGCAAACTGATTGATCAAGGCGATGATACTATTCCTGAGCGAATTCGAATTTTAGAAAAGCAAAAAACAAAAGTGCTGGCTGATATTCAGGAAAAATATACCGAAATTGAGCAAATTGACCACAAACTCAATAACTATCGGAATGGTGTAGATGGTTTTCTATAAACCGCACAGATATACAAAAAAGGATTGGAATTATTATTCCAATCCTTTTTTGTGTAATTAATGATATTCAACATTTGGAGTATTCTTATTGGCTGCCAAATCAGCATATGCTTTGGCAATTTCATTAGGGTCCATGTGACCTGGTTTGCCTTCACGAATATAAGTGTTAATTGTAACCATTCCGGCAAAAGTACCTGATTTAGCTAGTTCCTTGTTCAAAGCGAGCACGTAGTTGTGTAGTCCAACCTTACCAATTGATTGCTCAACGTCGGTAGTTCCAGGCTTGGCAGCCACAACTGATCCTGTATAAAGTAGGACGCCATCCCCAGTGGCCTTTAATAATGGTAATGCCAGGTTAGTCACAGTAACTGCACCAAGAAGGTTGCTAGTTAAACTATCAACTAATAAATCACTGGTGAGTTGAGAAGGCTTGTTCTTAGTTCTCATAGTGGCATTATATACGACCACTTGTAAATCACCATTTTCGCTAATGGTCTTGAGTCCTTCAGCAACACTAGCAGGATCGCCAAGATCAACTGGTACAGTGAATGAATCGATATTATCTGTCTTTAATTCGGCTACTAAATCATTTAAAGGATCAACGTTTTTCCCCATTAACGCAATTTGATATCCTTGTTTGCCAAAGTTTGTAGCTAGTGCCTTACCAAGGCCAGCATGTCCTGGACCAACGATCAATGCAATTTTAGATGCCATAATTAAATCCCCCTATAAATATTGTTAATTAAGATTATATTTTTATGCGTCAATAGTAGCACAGATTCCATAAAGTGGTTAAATAAAGCCCTTACTTAAAAATGCATTTTATAAATTATGCATTTGGCTAGTTCTGTTATATTATGTAGTTAGCATAATTACTACTATATTATATGGGTTTAATTCCCAGAGAGGTTTTACATGGAAACGAATAGTCATCCGGAGGGTAATCCTAACGGAATTGGATTTATGTCACTTACTGCGATGGTAGTAACTTCTTCAATCGGAGCAGGGGTTTTCGCCTTAACATCTGATCTTGCAAAGTCGGCTTCTCCTGGGCCTGCGTTATTAGCTTGGCTAATTGTCGGCGTTGGAATAATGGCTTTGGCCCTTAGTCTAATGAATTTAGTTGATAAACGGCCAGATATTGAAGGTGTGTTTGCGTATGCTGAGGAAGGCTTCGGTGAATACGCTGGATTTATCAGTGGTTGGGGCTATTGGTTGTCTTCATGGATGGGTAACGTCGCGTTTGCCACAGTTATGATGAGTGCAATTGGTTATTTCATTCCCATCTTTAAATCTGGTCATAATGTTCCATCCATTATTATGGCCAGTTGTGTGTCATGGATTCTGATGTACATTGTTAATCGTGGTGTGGAGAGCGCAGCGATTTTGAATGCAGTCATTACTATATGTAAGTTGATTCCATTATTTACCTTCATTGTTTTTGCAATTATTATGTTTAAAGGAAATGTTTTTACAGCTCATTTTTGGAATAATATGAGTGGTAATTTTAATGGTGGCAGTGGTGTCGGTACTCAAATCAAAAACTGTTTAATGGTCTTGATGTGGGTGTTCGTTGGTATTGAAGGAGCCACCATGATGTCTTCACGTGCCAAGCGGAAGAGCGATGTTGGTAAAGCAACTGTTCTTGGTCTGTGTTGCTTGCTGGTAATCTACATATTGGCTTCGATTTTGCCTTACGGTTATCTTTCAAGAGCTGAGTTGGCAAATATCAGTCAACCAGCGATGGTTTATATTTTTAAGATGATGGTTGGTACCTGGGGTGGCGCTTTGATCAGCGTGGGATTAT encodes:
- a CDS encoding SDR family NAD(P)-dependent oxidoreductase, whose protein sequence is MASKIALIVGPGHAGLGKALATNFGKQGYQIALMGKNVDPLNDLVAELKTDNIDSFTVPVDLGDPASVAEGLKTISENGDLQVVVYNATMRTKNKPSQLTSDLLVDSLTSNLLGAVTVTNLALPLLKATGDGVLLYTGSVVAAKPGTTDVEQSIGKVGLHNYVLALNKELAKSGTFAGMVTINTYIREGKPGHMDPNEIAKAYADLAANKNTPNVEYH
- a CDS encoding MerR family transcriptional regulator, which encodes MILIGELAHKTGLSVRTIRFYEEKGVIESVERDANNKRLFDDDETVHWLIFVRYLRKTGMSITDIQEYRKLIDQGDDTIPERIRILEKQKTKVLADIQEKYTEIEQIDHKLNNYRNGVDGFL
- the arcD gene encoding arginine-ornithine antiporter; this translates as METNSHPEGNPNGIGFMSLTAMVVTSSIGAGVFALTSDLAKSASPGPALLAWLIVGVGIMALALSLMNLVDKRPDIEGVFAYAEEGFGEYAGFISGWGYWLSSWMGNVAFATVMMSAIGYFIPIFKSGHNVPSIIMASCVSWILMYIVNRGVESAAILNAVITICKLIPLFTFIVFAIIMFKGNVFTAHFWNNMSGNFNGGSGVGTQIKNCLMVLMWVFVGIEGATMMSSRAKRKSDVGKATVLGLCCLLVIYILASILPYGYLSRAELANISQPAMVYIFKMMVGTWGGALISVGLFISTLGSWLSWTMLPAETVRLMSDHDLLPKAFGKENRHGAPTFSLVISGLLIQAFLCTLIFTSRAYDFAYSLCTAAIVVSYIFVAAYQVKYSWQNIHTKGSAAQLIIGLVALIFETVAIYLAGLQYLLLCCIAYIPGFFLFMKGRHNKHNRRWLSKREILTTLVILAGAIAGLVLIFTKNISF
- a CDS encoding SDR family NAD(P)-dependent oxidoreductase, which gives rise to MNEILTLITGADRGMGFEIAKELGQVGQHVLIGARNYERGMLAVDELRKQDIDADIVLLDVADEDSIIAAQHNITESFGHLDILINNTGITLDNWEKPSTLSIDKIRGDFDVNFFGLVSVTQHMLPLLKNSSSAKIINISSAVGSLNIASDPTSSVYQHFSFGYQASKAAVNMFTIDLANELKNSHITVNSVNPGWVATDSPVGGGPKTLQEGVARTVELASQATNSINGTFSDTDGIVPW